In a single window of the Arthrobacter sp. StoSoilA2 genome:
- a CDS encoding fumarylacetoacetate hydrolase family protein: MTTTSGQLEAPFALARYRAGDEVRPGLIAGDRIRPLGPQELGAPGLNAFLATPDWDRLEKLAEGEGPWLPLESVVLTAPVEPRQVLQTGANYRTHVIDLVVAGSDKNDPRTPEEAREWAGKMMDDRQANGEPYFFIGLPACVVGDDVPLVLPSYSEKHDWELELAVVIGKEAFRVGREEAMQHVAGYTVVNDITTRDLVFRRDMKEIGTDWYRGKNAPGFLPTGPFLVPAQFVDPAKLKVRLELNGDVMQDATTDDLLFDIPALVSAASQNMPLLPGDLLLTGSPAGNGAHWGRLLRDGDVMTGIIQGLGTQVVRCVAEPVAGQAAGQA; this comes from the coding sequence ATGACGACGACGTCAGGCCAGTTGGAAGCACCGTTCGCACTCGCGCGTTACCGGGCCGGGGACGAGGTACGGCCAGGGCTCATTGCCGGTGACCGGATCCGGCCGCTGGGTCCGCAGGAGCTGGGTGCCCCCGGTCTCAACGCCTTCCTGGCCACGCCTGACTGGGACCGCCTGGAAAAGCTTGCCGAAGGCGAGGGTCCCTGGCTTCCGCTGGAAAGCGTTGTTCTCACGGCTCCTGTGGAACCCAGGCAAGTGCTGCAAACGGGTGCCAACTACAGGACGCACGTGATCGACCTCGTCGTCGCGGGGTCGGACAAGAACGACCCCCGCACACCGGAGGAAGCCCGCGAATGGGCCGGCAAGATGATGGACGACCGCCAGGCAAACGGTGAGCCCTATTTCTTCATCGGCCTTCCTGCGTGTGTAGTTGGTGACGACGTGCCGCTGGTTCTCCCAAGCTACAGCGAGAAGCACGACTGGGAGTTGGAGCTGGCTGTGGTCATTGGAAAAGAGGCCTTCAGGGTTGGCCGCGAAGAAGCGATGCAGCACGTTGCCGGGTACACGGTGGTCAATGACATCACTACACGGGACCTGGTTTTCCGACGCGACATGAAGGAAATTGGCACGGACTGGTACCGCGGCAAGAACGCGCCTGGGTTCCTGCCGACAGGCCCGTTCCTTGTACCGGCGCAGTTCGTGGATCCTGCCAAGCTGAAGGTGCGGCTTGAACTCAATGGTGATGTCATGCAGGACGCAACTACCGATGACCTCCTCTTTGATATCCCGGCACTGGTCTCTGCCGCTTCGCAGAATATGCCGCTCCTGCCGGGGGACCTCCTGCTGACGGGAAGCCCGGCGGGCAACGGTGCCCACTGGGGAAGGCTGCTCCGGGACGGCGATGTCATGACAGGGATTATCCAGGGCCTTGGAACGCAGGTAGTGCGCTGCGTCGCCGAGCCAGTCGCCGGCCAAGCAGCAGGGCAAGCCTAG